A single region of the Streptomyces sp. NBC_00236 genome encodes:
- the fes gene encoding enterochelin esterase, which yields MITSVPPKDAPQRPPRTARPEPLTRLAEPVRALPDPGGTEQFWAGVAASGTPLVGPDPLGSDDHAAVTFLWRGAPGTRAVQVLPNKLGDPRDPEGNLMEHVPGTDVWHWTLRLRHDWRGTYDFYVDEGDGPGPEAADYWRLLRTRRRPDPLNLRSLPRRWGGDPVSCAELPAAPSARDWLPRPDAARGGVSVHEVPSERLGGNRRVWTYRPAGAPGAADLPVLVLLDGEHWQPHLGLAHLLDNLIADGRIPPLVALLPDSVDVATRWTDLACSRDFVAFLDDELLPWTAARLPVTADPARTVVAGQSLGGLTAAYAALTAPGRFGNVLAQSGSFWWPDGPDAEWLTARIAESPRLPVRFWLSFGEQEWVALPAARRLRDTLASAGYEDASYREFNGGHDYLCWRTELADGLVDLLNPGAPSV from the coding sequence ATGATCACGTCCGTCCCGCCCAAGGACGCCCCCCAGCGACCGCCCCGGACGGCACGGCCGGAACCGCTGACCCGTCTCGCGGAGCCCGTCCGCGCCCTCCCGGACCCGGGCGGTACTGAGCAGTTCTGGGCCGGGGTGGCCGCCTCCGGCACACCGCTCGTCGGGCCCGACCCGCTGGGCAGCGACGACCATGCGGCCGTGACGTTCCTGTGGCGCGGAGCCCCTGGCACCCGCGCCGTCCAGGTGCTGCCCAACAAGCTCGGCGACCCGCGGGACCCCGAGGGCAACCTCATGGAACACGTCCCCGGCACCGATGTGTGGCACTGGACGCTGAGGCTGCGGCACGACTGGCGGGGCACGTACGACTTCTACGTCGACGAGGGCGACGGCCCCGGACCGGAGGCCGCCGACTACTGGCGCCTGCTCCGCACCCGGCGCCGTCCCGATCCGCTGAACCTCCGCTCGCTGCCCCGCCGCTGGGGTGGCGACCCGGTCTCCTGCGCCGAACTCCCGGCTGCCCCGAGCGCCCGGGACTGGCTGCCGCGGCCGGATGCCGCCCGGGGCGGCGTGTCCGTGCACGAGGTCCCCTCCGAGCGGCTCGGCGGGAACCGGCGCGTCTGGACGTACCGGCCGGCCGGTGCGCCCGGGGCGGCGGATCTGCCGGTGCTCGTCCTCCTGGACGGGGAGCACTGGCAGCCGCACCTCGGGCTCGCCCATCTCCTGGACAACCTGATCGCCGACGGGCGCATCCCCCCGCTGGTGGCCCTGCTGCCGGATTCCGTCGACGTGGCCACCCGCTGGACGGACCTCGCCTGCAGCCGGGACTTCGTCGCCTTCCTCGACGACGAACTGCTTCCCTGGACGGCCGCTCGCCTCCCGGTCACGGCCGATCCCGCACGCACCGTCGTCGCGGGACAGAGCCTGGGCGGGCTCACCGCCGCCTACGCCGCCCTCACCGCACCCGGCCGCTTCGGTAACGTCCTCGCGCAGTCCGGATCGTTCTGGTGGCCGGACGGACCGGACGCCGAGTGGCTCACCGCCCGGATCGCCGAATCCCCGCGTCTGCCGGTCCGGTTCTGGCTCTCCTTCGGCGAGCAGGAGTGGGTCGCCCTGCCGGCCGCCAGGCGACTGCGCGACACGCTGGCCTCCGCGGGCTACGAGGACGCCTCCTACCGGGAGTTCAACGGCGGCCACGACTACCTCTGCTGGCGCACGGAACTCGCGGACGGCCTCGTGGACCTCCTGAACCCGGGCGCCCCCTCCGTCTGA